A genome region from Apus apus isolate bApuApu2 chromosome 2, bApuApu2.pri.cur, whole genome shotgun sequence includes the following:
- the GORASP1 gene encoding Golgi reassembly-stacking protein 1 isoform X1, with translation MGLGSSSELPNGGAEGFHVHGVQENSPAQQGGLEPFFDFIIAIGHTRLNKENNMLKDLLKANAEKAVKLEVYNIKTMKIREVEVIPSNMWGGQGLLGASVRFCSFQGASEHVWHVLDVEPASPAALAGLQPYTDYVVGSDQILQESEDFFSLIESHEGKPLKLMVYNTEADSIREVVVTPNGAWGGEGSLGCGIGYGYLHRIPTQSVPSKKNPESKPPSPLPEAGTPVPSANGYTETPLLAPASQSDSSEMVMNLDRSTDQEMSGYSPESSLSPPPPLQRVMDPGFLDMSGTTFPELTDLTKVSNVSSSASSNTPAAHGLAGTEQFTLSTDTSAYFENSTALAPEDVTVPSEGPVKQPELDDPLPSIPPLPSFALPHEISSETPPGTDADNQETKLLLNSESSLTTSPVKPDDEAPCEQKEEAAQDPE, from the exons ATGGGGCTGGGCTCCAGCTCCGAGCTCCCCAACGGCGGCGCCGAGGGATTCCACGTCCACGGG GTCCAAGAAAACTCCCCAGCTCAACAAGGAGGACTGGAACCTTTCTTTGATTTCATCATCGCAATAGGACACACTAGGCTT aataaagaaaacaacatgttGAAAGACCTGCTAAAGGCAAATGCTGAAAAAGCAGTGAAGCTGGAGGTGTACAACatcaaaacaatgaaaataagaGAGGTAGAGGTGATCCCCAGTAACATGTGGGGAGGACAAGGACTTCTTGGAGCCAGCGTGAGGTTCTGCAGCTTCCAGGGAGCCAGTGAACATGTGTGGCACGTATTG GATGTTGAAcctgcatctcctgcagctCTAGCTGGTCTCCAGCCATACACTGACTATGTTGTTGGATCTGATCAGATTCTTCAGGAG tcagaggatttcttttcactgattgAATCCCACGAGGGGAAGCCACTGAAGCTGATGGTTTATAACACTGAAGCAGATTCCATTCGAGAGGTAGTTGTGACTCCCAATGGAGCTTGGGGTGGAGAAGGAAG TTTAGGATGTGGTATTGGATATGGCTATTTGCACAGAATTCCAACACAGTCAGTACCATCaaagaaaaatccagaaagCAAACCACCCTCACCCTTACCAGAAGCTGGAACTCCTGTACCATCTGCTAATGGTTACACAGAG ACTCCCTTATTGGCACCTGCTTCTCAGAGTGACAGCTCTGAAATGGTTATGAACTTGGATCGCTCCACAGATCAAGAAATGAGTGGTTATTCACCAGAAAGCtcactttctcctcctcctcctctccagagaGTTATGGATCCAG gaTTTCTAGATATGTCTGGTACTACATTTCCTGAACTCACTGACCTAACAAAAGTGTCCAACGTGTCTTCATCTGCCTCCTCCAAcacaccagcagcacatgggTTAGCAGGCACTGAACAGTTCACGTTGAGCACTGACACTTCTGCTTATTTTG AGAATTCCACAGCTTTGGCCCCTGAAGATGTAACTGTGCCTTCTGAAGGCCCAGTCAAGCAGCCTGAGTTGGATGATCCACTGCCTTCAATTCCACCTTTACCTTCTTTTGCTCTCCCTCATgaaatttcttcagaaacacCACCAGGAACTGATGCAGATAACCAAGAAACAAAGTTGCTCTTAAACAGTGAGAGCTCCTTAACCACTAGTCCTGTGAAACCAGATGATGAAGCACCATGTGAACAGAAAGAAGAGGCTGCACAAGATCCTGAGTGA
- the GORASP1 gene encoding Golgi reassembly-stacking protein 1 isoform X2: protein MLKDLLKANAEKAVKLEVYNIKTMKIREVEVIPSNMWGGQGLLGASVRFCSFQGASEHVWHVLDVEPASPAALAGLQPYTDYVVGSDQILQESEDFFSLIESHEGKPLKLMVYNTEADSIREVVVTPNGAWGGEGSLGCGIGYGYLHRIPTQSVPSKKNPESKPPSPLPEAGTPVPSANGYTETPLLAPASQSDSSEMVMNLDRSTDQEMSGYSPESSLSPPPPLQRVMDPGFLDMSGTTFPELTDLTKVSNVSSSASSNTPAAHGLAGTEQFTLSTDTSAYFENSTALAPEDVTVPSEGPVKQPELDDPLPSIPPLPSFALPHEISSETPPGTDADNQETKLLLNSESSLTTSPVKPDDEAPCEQKEEAAQDPE from the exons atgttGAAAGACCTGCTAAAGGCAAATGCTGAAAAAGCAGTGAAGCTGGAGGTGTACAACatcaaaacaatgaaaataagaGAGGTAGAGGTGATCCCCAGTAACATGTGGGGAGGACAAGGACTTCTTGGAGCCAGCGTGAGGTTCTGCAGCTTCCAGGGAGCCAGTGAACATGTGTGGCACGTATTG GATGTTGAAcctgcatctcctgcagctCTAGCTGGTCTCCAGCCATACACTGACTATGTTGTTGGATCTGATCAGATTCTTCAGGAG tcagaggatttcttttcactgattgAATCCCACGAGGGGAAGCCACTGAAGCTGATGGTTTATAACACTGAAGCAGATTCCATTCGAGAGGTAGTTGTGACTCCCAATGGAGCTTGGGGTGGAGAAGGAAG TTTAGGATGTGGTATTGGATATGGCTATTTGCACAGAATTCCAACACAGTCAGTACCATCaaagaaaaatccagaaagCAAACCACCCTCACCCTTACCAGAAGCTGGAACTCCTGTACCATCTGCTAATGGTTACACAGAG ACTCCCTTATTGGCACCTGCTTCTCAGAGTGACAGCTCTGAAATGGTTATGAACTTGGATCGCTCCACAGATCAAGAAATGAGTGGTTATTCACCAGAAAGCtcactttctcctcctcctcctctccagagaGTTATGGATCCAG gaTTTCTAGATATGTCTGGTACTACATTTCCTGAACTCACTGACCTAACAAAAGTGTCCAACGTGTCTTCATCTGCCTCCTCCAAcacaccagcagcacatgggTTAGCAGGCACTGAACAGTTCACGTTGAGCACTGACACTTCTGCTTATTTTG AGAATTCCACAGCTTTGGCCCCTGAAGATGTAACTGTGCCTTCTGAAGGCCCAGTCAAGCAGCCTGAGTTGGATGATCCACTGCCTTCAATTCCACCTTTACCTTCTTTTGCTCTCCCTCATgaaatttcttcagaaacacCACCAGGAACTGATGCAGATAACCAAGAAACAAAGTTGCTCTTAAACAGTGAGAGCTCCTTAACCACTAGTCCTGTGAAACCAGATGATGAAGCACCATGTGAACAGAAAGAAGAGGCTGCACAAGATCCTGAGTGA